The genomic DNA AATATGAGTCATCATGATGTTCGTTTAGAATTACAATTCAATCTAGAAGTAGCGCACTACATGACCAATGTGCCTAAAGATCATTTTAATGCACAAATGCATGGGCATTCCTATTTAGGTTTGGCTATTTTTCAAGGGCCCATTAACCCAGAAACCGGTATGCTTTTGGATTACGATGATCTTAAACGTAATTTGAGCGAATATTTAACAAAATACGATCATAAAGTCCTCAACGATCTACCAGGCTTAAAACATCCCAGCAGTGAAAACCTGGCCAAAGTATTGTATGAGGACTTATCCACAACGTTTGATCA from Oligoflexia bacterium includes the following:
- a CDS encoding 6-carboxytetrahydropterin synthase codes for the protein MSHHDVRLELQFNLEVAHYMTNVPKDHFNAQMHGHSYLGLAIFQGPINPETGMLLDYDDLKRNLSEYLTKYDHKVLNDLPGLKHPSSENLAKVLYEDLSTTFDHLKAIRIWRPTLGLNIQYPGDF